The DNA sequence CACCACCCACTACAGCGACGTCATCGCGTACGCCACCCAGATGGGGCTGCCCACAGCCCTCCTGCGGACCGTCATGGACGGACTGCGCGAGCTGGAAGGCACACCGCAGAAGATGTCCGAAGAGCGACTCGACGCACTCGACCGGCTCACCGGGCAGCCGACGCCCCGGCACATCCCCGCCGACGAACAGACCGCGCCCGTCCGGCGCTGGCTGGCACACCACCGCGAAGACATGGTCGCCGACCTGGCCGCCTACACCGCCCAGGGCAGCGCCAGCGACGACCTGGACGCCCTCGACGCCTGTCTCGCCTGGCTGCGCGACTGGCTCGACCAGCGGCTCGGAGCCCCGGACACGGAAGAGATCCTCCCGCGCGCCGAGGCCGGCGACATCATGATCCGCCGGTACCCGGCGCACGACGCCACCGCGGCCGACCAGCGCCCGGTCATGCTGGTGGGACACTACGACACCGTCTGGCCGACCGGCACTCTGGACACCTGGCCCTTCCACCGCGAAGGCGACGCCATCAGCGGACCCGGCGTCTTCGACATGAAGGCCGGCCTCGTCCAGGCGGTCTGGGCTCTGCGCGCCCTCCACGCGCTCGGCCTGCCCCGACCGGCCGTCACCCTCGTGCTCAACGGCGACGAGGAGACCGGAAGCCTCGCCTCCCACGAGGCGATCGTCGAGGCGGGCCGCGACTGCCGACTCGCCATGGTCTTCGAAGGCGCGGCCGACGGCGCCATCAAGACCGCCCGCAAAGGCGTGGGCCTGTTCACCCTGACGGTCATCGGCACCGAGGCCCACGCGGGACTGGACCCCACCGCCGGAGCCAGCGCCGTCGACGAACTCGCTCACCAGATCCTGCGCTTGACGGAACTCCGCGACCACGCGGCCGGAACCACCCTCAACATCGGAGTGATCGAAGGAGGCACGCGCAGCAACGTCACGGCCGGCCGCGCCGGCGCACACCTGGACATCCGCGTGGCCACCGCCCCCGAACAGCAGCGCATCACACAGGCCCTCGCGGAACTCCGCCCCGTCGACCCCCGCACCCGCCTTGAGATCACCGGAGACTGGAACCGCCCCGTCTTCGAACGCAGCGAACCCGTCGCGGACCTCGCGCACCTGGCGAAGACCTGCGCCCGACGGCTCGGACACGACCTCGCGGAGGCGTCCGTCGGCGGAGCGAGCGACGGCAACTTCCTCGCGGCAGCCGGTGTACCGGTCCTGGACGGCATCGGAGCGGTCGGCCACGGCGCACACGCCCGCTCGGAGAGCACCTCTGTGTCCGGCATGGTCACCCAGGCCGCGTTGACCGCCACCATCCTCACCACACTCGCCGGAAAGTGACATCCGGCCCGCGGCAGGACGCAGCCCCGCACCGGACCGCCCGCCTGGCAGGCGAAGTGCTCTTGCACGGCGCAGCTCGCATGAGATCGGTACACAAGATGCGGTGCACGCGGCACCGCCCGCGACGTGGAGCGGATCCGGAAAACCTGCGCAGCACGCTGCCGCCGCTCCAGCCGGCCAAGCCCCGGGACACCGTCCCGGGGCCGTGCTGCCCTGGCCCGCGTACCGGGTGATCGCCGCCGAATGCGCCACCGGCCAGTCCACGCCGGGCCGGCTCATGGCGTCCACCGCCTCGGTGATGAACGGAACGTTCTCCGCGAAGCGCCAGGGGAGCCGCGCGCCCGCCCAAAGTCAGTGGTCACTCGGGGGGCATGGGAGGCGAAGGCACGCCGCCACCGACGGCCTCGGCCGCGCCCTCGCCCTGCGCCTCGCGACCGAGGACGACGTCCGACTCGTCCTGCACGGCCGCGACCCCGCCAAGCTCGAGCGGCTCCTCGCCGAGGTCCTCGAGTCCGGCGCCACCGCACCTGTCACCGCGACCGCCGACCTGTCCGGCCTCGACCAGGTGGCCGGGCCGGCCGATACCATCGCCGACAGCGTCGACACCCTCGACGTGCTCGTGAACAACGCGGGCATCGGCTCCGGCGAGCCCGACGGACGCGAGCGCCGCACCAGCCGCGACGGCCATGAGCTGCGCTTCGCGGTGAACTACCTGGCGACCTTCCTGCTCACCGAGAACCTGCTCCCGCTCCTGCGGGCCTCCACGACCACGCAGCACGCCGCCCGCGTCGTCCACGTCTCTTCCCTGGGCCAGCACCCGCTCGACTTCGACGACCTCATGCTCGAACGCGGCTACTCAGGTACGCGCGCCTACGGCCAGAGCAAGCTCGCGCAGATCATGCACTGCTTCGACCTCGGCGGACGGTTCGCGCCCACCGAGCTGACCGCCACCTGCCTGCACCCCGGCAGCTACATGCCGACCAAAATCGTCCTGTCCGAGATCGGCGTCACCGCCGACACCCTCGACTCGGGAGCCGAGGCCACCCGCGGGCTCGCCGTCGACCCCGCCCTCGAAGACACCACCGGCCAGTTCTTCGACCGCCTCCGACCCGCCCGCGCGAACGACCAGGCCTACGACGAACAGGCCAGGGCGACCCTGCGCGCCCGCAGCCTCTCACTCGTGGACGGCCACCTCGCGACGACGCGCTGACCCGGCGCCGGCCCAGGCGGCCAGTTCGGCCCGCCACTCCGCCAGGTCCAGGTGGAGCGGCAGGCCGTGCGAGCGCTGGGTGATGACCGTGCGGATGGCTGCTCTCCTCGGACGTTCCAGGGGCGGGCAGATCAGCAAGGTCCGCAATGAGGCGTTCGCCAACCGCCAGAGCCAGGGGAACGTCATCGCCACCGCCATGGGCGGTGCTGGCTTGTGCTGGCAACAAGCTCAGGCTGACGGCCAGGCGCCGAACAGAAGGAACCCGGCGTCTTCGCGACCGTCGGCCACCAGGAATGAGGGAGCGCCCGGCACATGTCGTGTCAGGCGCGGCGTCCTCGGCCTGCCCGCGCGAGTCTCGATCGCCGCACGCGGGCAGGCCGTCTTTCGCGTTGTCCGCTACGCGGTCTAGTTGCCGCGCAGCACCGTCGTGGCCTTGTTCCCGGCGTAGTCCTCCAGCACGGCGACGACCTTGCTGGTGGAGCCGGCCATGGTCACTGTCATCGCCGGGCGGGTGGTACGGCCGCGGACGATGTACGGCTTGTTGCCCGACCCGTACGTCGTGGCGAACGACTTGGGCTGACCGTTCTCCAGGACGGTCAGGGTATGCCAGTCGGCAAGTGTTGGACGGGAGAAGGTGAAGGTGTTGCCCGATATCTTGACGGCGGTGGCGGGGTAGGGGCTGATCTCGGTGTCGGCGAAGGTGCCGCGTACACCTGTGGCCGTGCCGTTCTCGGTTTTCGCGGTCAGAAGGTATTCGTCCCCGTTGACGGGTACGCCGGTCAGGGTCGCGCTCGTCTGCTGACCGGTCACCGTGACCTTCTTGGTGAAGGGGTTGGCAGTGTCGAGGCTGCGGACCTCCAGCGTGACCGGCCGGCCGGTCTGCCTCGGGGACCATGTCGCCTTCAGCATCCCGTCGGAGCCTGCCTTGGCCGTCAGGCCGGCCGGGGCCGAGGACAGATCGAAGGACACGGTCGCGGGCTTGCTCCGGGATCCGTCGGGGCCGACCGCGACGAGCTTGATCGTCCCTGATGTGGCGGTGAACCGCTTGACGTAGTAGACGTCGTCGTAGATGCCACCGAGGTAGGTGTCGTCGAGATAGACGTCGTAGCGGCGGACCGTGTCGTAGTCGCTTCGGTGCCAGGACAGGAACAGCTCGTCGCTGCCCGGCAGCAACTGGTCGATGCGCAGCTTCTCGGGCTTGGCCGGGGTGCGGTCGACGCCGTCGTGCAGGGCCAGGGCACCCAGGTTGACCTGGTAGTTCTCGATCGGCTGTGCCCCGGCGGCGACCACGAGGCCCAGTGAGGCGATGTGCTCACCGGCGTACTTCGACAGGTCGGCGGACACGGTGGTCCAGCCCTCGGTGCGTTGACCGGAGCCGGACAGCGGCACCTGCACCACCTTGCTCGGGTCGGAGGCCAGCACCAGCGCGAGCCGGAGCTGGGAGTCATCGTCCGCC is a window from the Streptomyces luomodiensis genome containing:
- a CDS encoding 2-dehydropantoate 2-reductase, translated to MSDTSPERAAYTIVGAGAIGGTLAFALARAGHPVTLVDTDREHVDAIRAHGLVLAQGDGRTSVPVTATTPDTFTGRLQRVLLAVKAQATKSAVDWIAPRLDPDGYVVSVQNGFNEDLIAQHVGAHRTVAAFVNIFADVIEPGVVQDGGAGALVIGEPNGAPLSARVRDLVADLQSWGPARAGDNIEGYLWAKAGFGAMLAATALADAPMADLIDRHRPAMAGLTAEIFAVADQRGVTLQAFDAFDPHPFRHGADATARDAAFDRLTAWLRTQTKDRSGIWRDLAVRHRPVEVTTHYSDVIAYATQMGLPTALLRTVMDGLRELEGTPQKMSEERLDALDRLTGQPTPRHIPADEQTAPVRRWLAHHREDMVADLAAYTAQGSASDDLDALDACLAWLRDWLDQRLGAPDTEEILPRAEAGDIMIRRYPAHDATAADQRPVMLVGHYDTVWPTGTLDTWPFHREGDAISGPGVFDMKAGLVQAVWALRALHALGLPRPAVTLVLNGDEETGSLASHEAIVEAGRDCRLAMVFEGAADGAIKTARKGVGLFTLTVIGTEAHAGLDPTAGASAVDELAHQILRLTELRDHAAGTTLNIGVIEGGTRSNVTAGRAGAHLDIRVATAPEQQRITQALAELRPVDPRTRLEITGDWNRPVFERSEPVADLAHLAKTCARRLGHDLAEASVGGASDGNFLAAAGVPVLDGIGAVGHGAHARSESTSVSGMVTQAALTATILTTLAGK
- a CDS encoding SDR family NAD(P)-dependent oxidoreductase; its protein translation is MLPWPAYRVIAAECATGQSTPGRLMASTASVMNGTFSAKRQGSRAPAQSQWSLGGHGRRRHAATDGLGRALALRLATEDDVRLVLHGRDPAKLERLLAEVLESGATAPVTATADLSGLDQVAGPADTIADSVDTLDVLVNNAGIGSGEPDGRERRTSRDGHELRFAVNYLATFLLTENLLPLLRASTTTQHAARVVHVSSLGQHPLDFDDLMLERGYSGTRAYGQSKLAQIMHCFDLGGRFAPTELTATCLHPGSYMPTKIVLSEIGVTADTLDSGAEATRGLAVDPALEDTTGQFFDRLRPARANDQAYDEQARATLRARSLSLVDGHLATTR